From one Psilocybe cubensis strain MGC-MH-2018 chromosome 13, whole genome shotgun sequence genomic stretch:
- a CDS encoding Protein YIPF1, which produces MAYVQVEADDRLEEGPEGLQFKSFLGADASAHGVSSAQRSPGVGNTDRRYISDEANQRKGSGSFWNIEYYQPYFDIDTKTVLERCYTTLMPWTPSFRTYFSSSLNPPDLYGPFWTLTTLIFALYLSSSLAASITSYMSPVGADPFDYDFGLLSIAVSLVYLYGLALPVLLWLGLRYLGVGEWSVVEAVAVWGYSQFVWIPVSFLCVIPVRILRYVLVGIAWGLSGYFLGLNVYPILASAEAKATRLLIILLAALHTGIAIAFKVLFFSYYIKVLDGAPGGDTKTGGGSGAGNSTNPRWL; this is translated from the exons ATGGCCTACGTCCAAGTAGAAGCCGACGAC CGCTTGGAGGAAGGCCCCGAAGGCCTCCAGTTCAAAT CATTTCTCGGCGCCGACGCCTCCGCTCATGGCGTATCTAGCGCACAACGCAGTCCCGGTGTCGGGAATACCGACCGCC GTTACATCTCCGACGAGGCCAACCAACGCAAAGGCAGCGGGAGCTTCTGGAATATTGAGTACTACCAACCGTACTTTGACATAGATACCAAAACTGTCCTCGAGCGGTGCTACACGACACTTATGCCTTGGACCCCTTCCTTCCGCACTTACTTCTCTTCATCGCTCAACCCGCCCGACCTCTATGGCCCCTTCTGGACGCTGACCACCCTCATATTTGCCCTATATTTATCGTCATCCCTCGCCGCGTCCATAACGAGTTATATGTCCCCAGTAGGCGCAGACCCATTCGATTACGACTTTGGCTTGCTCAGTATCGCAGTATCGCTCGTGTACCTGTATGGACTCGCGCTGCCCGTACTACTGTGGCTTGGCCTGCGGTACCTGGGTGTAGGGGAGTGGAGCGTGGTTGAGGCAGTCGCAGTGTGGGGATACAGCCAGTTCGTGTGGATTCCAGTATCG TTCCTGTGTGTTATTCCAGTCCGCATTTTGCGCTATGTCCTCGTTGGGATTGCATGGGGACTCTCAGGTTACTTCCTCGGGTTAAATGTATACCCCATTTTGGCATCA GCCGAAGCAAAAGCCACACGACTGCTCATAATCCTCCTCGCAGCGCTCCATACGGGCATCGCCATCGCGTTTAAAGTGCTGTTCTTTAGCTATTATATTAAGGTGTTGGATGGGGCTCCGGGTGGAGATACAAAGACTGGCGGCGGAAGCGGTGCAGGGAATTCGACAAATCCTAGGTGGCTGTGA